In Ignavibacteriales bacterium, the genomic stretch GTCAACAACATATTCATCCAAACTTTTTTTAATCATTGCCGGTATAAGCAAATAATCACTTCTGGATTTGCTGTTATATGCCGCAAGATTGTTTTTTAAGATGTCTACGCTTGTGGTTACACAAATATCGCAGATGTACACATCTGGTCCGGCAACCATGCTGGAAACTTCGCTGCCATCTCTTCCACAAAACGAGCATTTAACTGATTTTGGATTCGTTTTTTTGTTCATAAATTATTCATTGATTTGTTTTTTAACAGAGTAATGTTTTCTCGAGCGTCATCAAGATAGAGGCTATTGGGGAAATTTGCAAGTAGATTTTCGTAAGATTCCTGTGCTTTAATATTATCATTAATTCCAAACTGGTATACTTTGCCAAGAAGAAAAAGCGCTTGGTCCGAGTATATGTTTTTTTCTTTTTGTTCGGAAATATTTTTTAACATTGAAACGGATTCCGGAAGTTTATCTAAACCAATTAGCATTTCTGCACTACGTAATGATGACAAATCTTTAATAATTAACAAATTTTGATTGTCTGAAAGCGTGGAATAAATTTCTTTTGCTTCGGCATACTTATCCTGCTGAGTAAGCCGTTCTGCTTTTGCAAATTGAACCAGGCTTAATGAATCATTTTTTGTTGAATTGATTATCAATGATAATTCTATTGCGTCATTTGCATTGTTATCAGAAAGATTTTTAATAACAATGTTCAATAGCTTTGAAGCGGATGAAAAATTGCCGCGCCAGAATTCAATTTTAGCTTGCATTAATTGAGATTGATTTCTGTCTTCACTTGTGGCGCGCGGGGCAGAATTAATTTGATTGAAATAATCGAATGCAGCTTGAAGATTGCTCCGGCTTAATTCAATTGATGCCAGTTGATTATATGACAGGATTGAAAATCTGGAAAGCAGATTAAGTGTTAGAATTTTTTTAAAATATTTTTCTGCTTCTTCAACTTCACCAAATTTTTCAAAATAAATTAGTCCGATTCTATAATATGCTTCAAGCTCTACATCAGAATTTTTATTATTCTGTGTTAACTGCGAATAAGCAGAAATGGCTTCATTGTATTCCGCTGAATTTTTAATCCCCGGCTTAAAGTAAGGTTTCCAATTGGCAGTACCAAAATCATTTTTTTTATCAAGCATTGCTTCAAATGTTTTTGCATATCCAATTTTAGCGTTTGGTGTAAAGGGAGAATTCGGATAATCTGCAATTACTTTATTAAAGGCTTTTGCTGCTTCTTTATAATGCTCAGCTTGGTAAGCTTGCTGGGCAAAGCTGAATATATCGGATCCCCCATTATTACGTTGTGTTTCGATCTCTAAATATTTTTCGTATGCTTTATCAAATTGGTTGTTCTGCATGTAGAGCCAAGCAAGAAGAATTGGGAAGCTGTTATCGTCAGAATCCTTAGCCCATTTTTCTATTGTTTCAATTGTTGGAATTACAGCTTCCGGTTTATTTATGTAGGCAGACATTCTTGATTGAACTACGTTCAACTGCCCCGGTTGTTTTTTAAGTACTGAGCAGAACTCATCGGCAGCCTCTTTATATTGCATCAGAATGGAATAAAGATTTGCAAGCTCATAGGAAATATAAAAAGTATCATCAGAAAGTTTTTTACCTTTTGATAGAATTTCCACTGCTTTGTTAAAGGCTCTTCTTTCTATTGCGAAGTTGGCAATTACTCTGTAGTTAACAGTAGTTGGCGGTGATTGCTCAAGTGCATCATCCCAAATTTTAAAAGCTTTCTCTTCTTCATTTTTTAAGTAGTACGTAGCTCCAAGTAATCCTTTCAGATTTATATCCTGTGGATAGAAATTTAATCGTGATTCAATTAAAGATATTGATTTATCAAATTCTTTAAGCTGATTATAAATGCGGTTAAGCGCATCAAAAAACTGAAAATTATCCGGCTCATTTTTAATCAGGTCTTCATAAATTGTTTTTGCTCTCTGCAGATCACCAGCTTGTTCATAACTTTGTCCGAGCCTGAATCGGTTGAACATATCACCAGTTTGGGCGCTAATGCCGGAAGCAAAAAGTAAGAAGAAAAATATGTCTTTAATTTGTCTATTCACTATTTAAATATATGGAAACGACAAGATGGATTAAAGGGAAAATACTGTCCTGAATTAAAATCGGTTTTAATTGTAATGGATTGATGAATTGGCTAAGTTGCAATTAAAATTTCTGGCATTAGTTAGAATAACTCTGTTAAGCTGAATCGAAATTGGTGAATCATAAATTTATTATAGCGGAATATTTAACAACACATAAAAATTTAATTAATTGAAAATGAAAAAAGCTTGTTTATATTTTTTTATCC encodes the following:
- a CDS encoding tetratricopeptide repeat protein, whose product is MNRQIKDIFFFLLFASGISAQTGDMFNRFRLGQSYEQAGDLQRAKTIYEDLIKNEPDNFQFFDALNRIYNQLKEFDKSISLIESRLNFYPQDINLKGLLGATYYLKNEEEKAFKIWDDALEQSPPTTVNYRVIANFAIERRAFNKAVEILSKGKKLSDDTFYISYELANLYSILMQYKEAADEFCSVLKKQPGQLNVVQSRMSAYINKPEAVIPTIETIEKWAKDSDDNSFPILLAWLYMQNNQFDKAYEKYLEIETQRNNGGSDIFSFAQQAYQAEHYKEAAKAFNKVIADYPNSPFTPNAKIGYAKTFEAMLDKKNDFGTANWKPYFKPGIKNSAEYNEAISAYSQLTQNNKNSDVELEAYYRIGLIYFEKFGEVEEAEKYFKKILTLNLLSRFSILSYNQLASIELSRSNLQAAFDYFNQINSAPRATSEDRNQSQLMQAKIEFWRGNFSSASKLLNIVIKNLSDNNANDAIELSLIINSTKNDSLSLVQFAKAERLTQQDKYAEAKEIYSTLSDNQNLLIIKDLSSLRSAEMLIGLDKLPESVSMLKNISEQKEKNIYSDQALFLLGKVYQFGINDNIKAQESYENLLANFPNSLYLDDARENITLLKNKSMNNL